A DNA window from Candidatus Binatia bacterium contains the following coding sequences:
- a CDS encoding nitronate monooxygenase translates to MATATVSTSPSLPAIRTRVSDLLGVRYPIVQAPMGWIARAQLASAVSNAGGLGIIETSSGELDAVRGEILKMRELTDKPFGVNIAQLFVRDPSIADFVVDQGVRFVTTSAGDPNQYTKKLKGAGLTVFHVVPTLRAALKAVEAGVDGLVVEGGEGGGFKNPRDVATMVLLPLVCSKVEVPVIAAGGISDGRSMAAAFALGAEGVQMGTRMVSAAESPVHANYKGAITSAAETDTVFLNRHSRPGLRALRTGRTEKLERDEHVPMTEFGRILDLYFGGDMEAAIGLGGQVAGRIDKVEPVAEIFERTVREFHETVELLAERFAGARAAARG, encoded by the coding sequence ATGGCTACCGCGACCGTTTCCACATCGCCGTCCCTTCCCGCGATCCGCACCCGCGTCAGCGATCTTCTCGGCGTTCGCTATCCCATCGTGCAGGCGCCGATGGGCTGGATCGCGCGCGCCCAGCTTGCGTCGGCCGTCTCCAACGCCGGCGGCCTCGGCATCATCGAGACGTCTTCGGGAGAGCTCGACGCCGTGCGCGGCGAGATCCTGAAAATGCGCGAGCTCACGGACAAGCCTTTCGGCGTCAACATCGCCCAGTTGTTCGTGCGCGACCCGTCGATTGCCGATTTCGTCGTCGATCAGGGCGTGCGTTTCGTGACGACATCGGCCGGCGATCCCAACCAGTACACGAAGAAGCTGAAAGGCGCCGGCCTGACGGTTTTCCACGTCGTGCCCACTCTTCGGGCCGCGCTGAAGGCGGTCGAAGCAGGCGTAGACGGGCTGGTGGTCGAGGGCGGCGAAGGCGGCGGATTCAAAAACCCGCGCGACGTCGCGACAATGGTGCTGCTGCCGCTGGTCTGCTCGAAAGTGGAGGTGCCGGTGATCGCTGCCGGCGGCATCTCCGACGGCCGCTCGATGGCCGCCGCGTTCGCGCTCGGCGCCGAGGGTGTGCAGATGGGCACGCGCATGGTGTCGGCCGCCGAATCGCCGGTGCACGCGAACTACAAGGGCGCGATCACGTCGGCTGCCGAGACAGACACCGTGTTCCTCAATCGCCACAGCCGGCCGGGGCTGAGAGCCCTGCGAACCGGTCGCACCGAGAAGCTGGAGCGCGACGAGCACGTGCCGATGACGGAGTTCGGCCGCATCCTCGATCTCTATTTCGGCGGCGACATGGAAGCGGCGATCGGGCTCGGCGGCCAGGTCGCCGGCCGCATCGACAAAGTGGAACCGGTGGCGGAGATCTTCGAGAGAACGGTGCGCGAGTTCCACGAGACGGTCGAGCTGCTCGCGGAGAGATTTGCCGGCGCGAGAGCGGCGGCGCGCGGCTGA
- the sodC gene encoding superoxide dismutase [Cu-Zn] SodC: MKTLTSAITPVLFLAVASFAGTAAAEPAPPDAVTIQVNLVDAKGTAKSIGTITASQSGFGLMLKPALTGLPPGLHGFHVHENPSCDPAEKDGQPAPAQAAGGHLDPAKTARHEGPYGTGHLGDLPALYVDADGKAETTVVAPRLKLADIEGHSLMIHAGGDNLSDKPSPLGGGGARIACGVVPAPKKQ; this comes from the coding sequence ATGAAAACACTCACGAGCGCGATCACTCCGGTATTGTTTCTCGCAGTGGCATCGTTTGCGGGGACGGCGGCGGCCGAGCCGGCCCCTCCCGATGCGGTCACGATCCAGGTCAATCTCGTCGATGCGAAGGGAACGGCCAAGTCCATCGGCACGATCACCGCGAGCCAGTCCGGCTTCGGGTTGATGCTCAAGCCGGCGCTCACCGGTTTGCCGCCGGGGCTCCACGGTTTCCACGTGCACGAGAACCCGAGCTGCGATCCGGCCGAGAAGGACGGGCAGCCGGCACCGGCGCAAGCGGCCGGCGGCCACCTCGATCCGGCCAAGACGGCGCGTCACGAAGGACCGTACGGCACCGGGCATCTCGGCGATCTTCCGGCGCTCTACGTCGACGCCGACGGAAAGGCCGAGACGACGGTCGTGGCGCCGCGCCTCAAGCTCGCGGACATCGAAGGCCACTCGTTGATGATCCACGCTGGCGGCGACAACCTGTCCGACAAGCCGTCACCGCTCGGCGGCGGCGGCGCCCGCATCGCCTGCGGCGTAGTCCCCGCCCCAAAGAAACAATAA